One region of Oreochromis aureus strain Israel breed Guangdong linkage group 19, ZZ_aureus, whole genome shotgun sequence genomic DNA includes:
- the LOC120434699 gene encoding interferon-inducible GTPase 5-like has protein sequence MEDPDDSCPEEIPGVKEALKNNDTAGAAKRIKEYLEKQTNVSLNIAITGESGAGKSTFINAFRGIKNRDEGAAPTGVTETTSEVTPYPHPDNPNVTLWDLPGIGTKDFPARKYLKLVGFDKYDFFLIISDTRFRENDVKLAQKIKKMKKNFYFVRSKIDNDIRAEESVSDSSKEKTLTKIRDDCIQRLKDLGIESPRVFLMSSFQLHKFDFSLLQTLERELPKDKRDTLLYVMPNVNPDVISKKKKALKVHLYLLATLSAAAAAVPVPGLSVAVDVAVLIGAVTHFVHAFGLDVQSLKRLAIRTAVSYTELRDVIISPVAAKEITKELFLKAFAQLGGAAGLIGAEEVSRFIPIVGIPVAMSLSFVTTYRVLNFILNQLAEDAQKVLKKALV, from the exons ATGGAGGATCCAGATGATTCGTGCCCAGAAGAAATTCCTGGAGTTAAAGAAGCCCTGAAGAACAACGACACGGCCGGAGCAGCAAAAAGGATTAAAGaatatttagaaaaacaaaccaatgtCTCGTTAAATATCGCCATCACAGGAGAAAGTGGTGCAGGTAAATCCACCTTTATTAATGCCTTCAGGGGGATAAAGAACAGAGACGAGGGAGCTGCTCCTACTGGTGTCACAGAAACTACGTCAGAGGTCACACCGTACCCCCATCCAGATAATCCCAACGTCACTTTATGGGATCTTCCTGGAATCGGAACCAAAGACTTCCCAGCGAGGAAATACCTGAAGCTTGTTGGGTTTGACAAGTATGACTTCTTCCTCATCATCTCAGACACTCGCTTCAGAGAAAACGACGTGAAACTCGCTCAGAAGAttaagaagatgaagaaaaattTCTACTTTGTTCGCTCAAAGATCGACAACGATATCCGAGCCGAGGAAAGTGTTTCAGACTCCAGCAAAGAGAAAACTCTCACAAAAATCAGAGACGACTGCATTCAGC GACTCAAAGACTTAGGCATCGAGTCTCCACGAGTCTTCCTCATGTCGAGTTTTCAGCTCCACAAGTTCGACTTCTCTCTCTTACAGACCTTAGAGAGAGAGCTTCCCAAAGATAAGAGGGACACTCTGCTGTATGTCATGCCCAACGTCAACCCCGACGTCATcagcaagaagaaaaaagctttaaagGTACACTTATATCTCTTGGCCACTctgtctgcagctgctgcagctgttcCCGTTCCCGGGCTTTCTGTTGCTGTTGATGTTGCTGTGCTGATTGGTGCTGTCACACATTTTGTACATGCGTTTGGTCTCGATGTCCAATCTCTGAAGAGACTCGCTATCAGAACAGCTGTGTCATACACTGAGCTGCGTGATGTCATCATTTCACCAGTGGCTGCGAAGGAAATTACTAAAGAGCTCTTCCTGAAGGCGTTCGCCCAACTTGGAGGAGCAGCTGGATTAATTGGAGCAGAGGAAGTGTCCAGATTCATTCCCATAGTGGGAATCCCGGTAGCCATGAGCCTCTCCTTCGTCACGACCTACAGAGTTCTGAACTTTATCCTCAACCAGCTCGCTGAAGACGCTCAGAAGGTGTTAAAGAAGGCTCTGGTCTGA